CCGAGAGGTCGGGGCGTTCGCCCGCGACGGCGTGAATCGGACCGCCGCCGTCGCCCTCGAAGCGCGGGACGAGGTGGACGTGGACGTGCGGCACCTCCTGCCCGGCGGCGCTGCCGTCGTTGATGCCGACGGTAACCGCGTCGGCGTCGACGGCCGACTCGACTCGCGGCGTAAGTTCGTGGACCGCCGCGAACACGTCGGCGGCGGCGCCCGCCGAGAGGTCGTCGAGGCGCTCGGCGTGCGCTTTCGGGATGACAAGGGTGTGTCCCGACGCCAGCGGATTGGCGTCGAGGAACGCCAGCACAGAGTCGGTCTCGTAGACGGTGCGTCCAGGTATTTCGCCCGCGACGATTTTACAGAAGATACAGTCGTCGGCCATGGTGTGAGCGTCTCTCGCCGTCGGCAAGAAAGTTCGGACGGGGACGACAGTAGGCGAGCGGGCGTCGGACGACTCAGGGGAGGTGCGCGGCGATAGCCTCGCGATACCTCTCCGGCGTGTAACCCAACCGCGAGAGCCACACCTCCTGGTACGAGGGGTGCAGAAGCGGGAGGACGCGAACCTCTAGCGTTCGGGAGTCGAACGGCTCCAGCACCCGGTCGAGGAAGCCGCCGAGTATCTCTCCGTCGAACGCGAGCAGCGTCGCAGTCGCGTGTTTCCCGGTCGTGACCACGAGGTCGGGGGAGACCTGTCCGAGTTCGGTTTCGAGGTGTGTTCGGCAGCTCCGGCGCTCCTCGCGCGTCGGTTCGCGGTTCGACCCGTCGTCGCCCTCCGGAAAGCAGTTCACCGCGTTCGTGTAGTACGTCCGATCGGCGTAGCCGAGCGACTCGAACAACGAGCGGACGCGGCGACCGGAGTGCCTCGACGTGTACGCGAAGCCGGTGTGGTTGCCGCCCTTCCACGTCTCGGCGTCGGGGTCACCCGCACCGGGCGCTTCGCCGACGACCACGACGTCGGCGTCTACGGGTCCGTTCCCCCACGAGATGCAGGTGCGCGACTCGACGAGCGCCGGACAGCGCGAACACCCCGGTTCGAGCACGTTCTTTTCGCACTCGTCGGGGTGGTCGGGCATCGCTACTCCGTCAGCGGGAGGACGACGCCGAAGAGGAGCGGAGCGAGGAGGGCGACGGCGATGCCGAGAATCTCCATGTCGAGAAACAGCGTGTTCTGCCACCCCGGGAGCGTCCCGAACGCGGCGTGTCCGACGAGTTCGGCGAGCGCACCCGCCGCGAACAGAGTGACGCCGAGGAGGAAGGCGGATTTGGTCAATCGCGGGTAGTCGATGTTGCCGTAACGGCCGGTCATACACCCGCTCCACGAGCGACCAGAAAAACGGTTTCGCTCTCGCCTCCGCCTCCGAGAACGAAAGAGTGAGGTGGAAGAGAAACAGAGGGAGGGGATATGCTCGAATCGGTCCTCGAACTGCTGCCGGAGTTCTTCTCGGTCCTGTTCTTCGCCAGCGGCGCCGCCGTCCTCTCGACGGCCGGCGTCTACATTGAACAGCTCGCGTTCGAAACGATGGCTGCCGGAGACACCACACTAGCGCTTTGGCTCGCCGTCATCGGTCTGATGGCGTTCTACTTCGGCCCGTATCTGATGGGGTTCACCGAAGCGCTCC
This genomic stretch from Haloprofundus salilacus harbors:
- a CDS encoding uracil-DNA glycosylase, producing MPDHPDECEKNVLEPGCSRCPALVESRTCISWGNGPVDADVVVVGEAPGAGDPDAETWKGGNHTGFAYTSRHSGRRVRSLFESLGYADRTYYTNAVNCFPEGDDGSNREPTREERRSCRTHLETELGQVSPDLVVTTGKHATATLLAFDGEILGGFLDRVLEPFDSRTLEVRVLPLLHPSYQEVWLSRLGYTPERYREAIAAHLP
- a CDS encoding HIT family protein, producing MADDCIFCKIVAGEIPGRTVYETDSVLAFLDANPLASGHTLVIPKAHAERLDDLSAGAAADVFAAVHELTPRVESAVDADAVTVGINDGSAAGQEVPHVHVHLVPRFEGDGGGPIHAVAGERPDLSDAELDAIAADIAE